The Amycolatopsis sp. NBC_01480 genome segment CGCCGCCGAGCTGCTCGCGCTCGGGCACCGCGCCTGACCAGGCCAAGCTTGCCTCGCATCAGATGCGGATCAGGGTCTTGCCGCGGGCCCCGCCCCGTCGGGCCGCCGCGACGGCCTCGGGTGCCTGCCGCAGGTCGACTTCCCGGTCGATGGGAATCTCCAGGCGCCCGGATGCGAGCCACTCGCTGACCCGTCGCAGACGCGCGGGCTTGTCATCGAGCAGGTAGTTGGCCGCGGTGATCCGCTCCTGTGCGGCAAGCTTGTCAGTCACGCCGTAGGCGATAGACACCGCGCGCCCACCGTCCCGCAGATGGCGTACAGCGACGGCGAGCCCGTCAGGATCCCCCACCAGGTCGAGCACTCCGTGCACGCCCCCTGGGCATGAAGCCGCGAGCGCGTCGTCGACTGATTGCGTGCCATAGTCGATCGTTTCGGCGGCCCCGAGGCGCCGCACTTGTGCGCGGGCGTCGTCGCGTGCGGTGGCGATGACAGTCAGGCCGGCCTGCGCGGCCAACTGGGTGGCGAGTACACCCACACCGCCGGTGGCACCCAGGATGAGCAGGGTCTGGCCCGCCTGGCAGCCAACCCGCTCGAGCGCCCCGTCCGCGGTCATGCCCGCAGTCGGGAGTGCCGCCGCCAGGCGCGGGTCGACGCTATCGGGAACCATCTGCAGCGCCCCGAAAGCCGGCCGTTCCACGATCGTGAGGCGTTCCGCATAAGTCCCGAACTCCAGAACGTCGCCCCAGAACTGACCGTGAACGAGATCACCCACGGCGAACCGCAGGACGCCCGCACCCAGGGCCTCGATCCGGCCCACCCCATCGAAGCCCAAGATCAACGGGAACCGATTCGGCGTGAACTCGGTCAACCCGCCGTCCGCGCCCACCCAGTCCACCGGATTGATCGACGCGAAGCGCATGCCGACGAGTACTTCGCCCGGACCCGGCTCAGGATCGGGCAAATCGAGAACTTGGGGCGAGTCCCCGAACCTGTTGACAGCAATCGCTTTCATCTTTCGGTCCTTTCTCCCGGTCTCCGCGACCTACGCTCTACTGCGCCCGGCGAGCCGTGCCGCGAGCGCGCGAACAGCCAGGCCGTCGGGTTTTGGCCTTCACACTCAGCGCCCCACCGGTGGGCGGACGCTGACCACCGTCCCGGACAGGTGGGTCGCGGCCTCACTACACAGAAACGCGACGAGCCCGACGAGGTCATCGGGCTGGCCGAGCCGCCCGCCAGGATAGCTGGACGCAACCCGCTCGACGTGGCCCTCGCCGACGCTGCCGCGCATTTCGGGC includes the following:
- a CDS encoding NADP-dependent oxidoreductase, which produces MKAIAVNRFGDSPQVLDLPDPEPGPGEVLVGMRFASINPVDWVGADGGLTEFTPNRFPLILGFDGVGRIEALGAGVLRFAVGDLVHGQFWGDVLEFGTYAERLTIVERPAFGALQMVPDSVDPRLAAALPTAGMTADGALERVGCQAGQTLLILGATGGVGVLATQLAAQAGLTVIATARDDARAQVRRLGAAETIDYGTQSVDDALAASCPGGVHGVLDLVGDPDGLAVAVRHLRDGGRAVSIAYGVTDKLAAQERITAANYLLDDKPARLRRVSEWLASGRLEIPIDREVDLRQAPEAVAAARRGGARGKTLIRI
- a CDS encoding SDR family oxidoreductase, which codes for MNILNNVVHQELADAGIRTVAIAPGLTLTPEMRGSVGEGHVERVASSYPGGRLGQPDDLVGLVAFLCSEAATHLSGTVVSVRPPVGR